The Leptospira paudalimensis region GGCCGTGAGTGCCGCAGCGCAGCGTTTCCCTGCTGTTATGCGAAGTATTTTTTTTAATTAGATCTATTTAATCTTCATCTTCATTCATGCTGAAGTTAATTGGAATTGTGTGATAACAGTTTACGTTTTTGTTTTTATAAACTCCAGGAGAAAATGTAGTTCTTGAGACTATTGTTAAAGCTGAATCAATGAAATCTTGCTCAATGGCTGTATTTAAGACCTGAATTGAATCAATTCTGCCATTTTTGAATATTTTCAATTTTAATAATACTTTTCTCTTTAATTTTGAATCTTTGTATTTTTGAGGATATGTATTCCCGAGTTGCAAATGTACTTTCGGGGAAGGTTTTACTAACCCTAAAGTGTTTTCTTCTAAGTAAGGTTCATTATCTTTTTCAAGATATATTTTATTATAAATATCTTGAATATTACTTCCGTTGAAGGCGAGATTTTTATTAGCACCCATGTTAATCAATTTATCCATTAGTTCTATTTCACCAAAGAAGGCTGCGTAATACAATGGTGTAAATCCATTGCGATCTGGATAATTTACGTTTGGTTTTTGAGATAGTATATGATCTATAAGTTTTTTTTTGTTATTTAAGATAGCGTCGGCAAGGCAAGAATTGTATTTGCTATCATTGAAATTTTTTATATCCAATTCATGGTATTCAATGCAATTCATATAATAAGATTTATAGAAAGCTTTGTCTTTCTCACTTAAGGTTATTGATTTGCACATTAAAGTTATTGATGAAATAATTAGTATTTTTCTTATTTTTTTCATATTTGTTTCCACTATTATTTTAAAAAATATTTCGCATAACGAACTAGACTTAACGACGTAGGCTGGCCCTGAGTCCCGGTAACGGGACGTTAGGGACTGGCCACGACACTTGCGGATGCAAGGGGAGTGCCAGAAGCCTATGTGTCGGAGACCGAGCGAGGCCTTGTGCCGAAGTGAAGCGTTAAGTTGCTGTTATACGCTGTCGCATTTTTAGCGACTAATTTATCTTCTTTTGCTTGAGAATTAATAAAATTTTGTCTGTAATTTTGTTGATTTTTAAAAAAGAAAATAAAATTCCCAAAAATTGAATTATTGTTAAAATGAAAGATTCTATAATGTTGATTGGAATGTTTAGTTGTTCTGAAACTTTATCATAGAATATTCCAAGGTAAAGTATAATTAGGAATCCCATTATCATTGGTCCTAGGAAGATTAACAAAGCGAAGGTTTTTGAGTATGTATCAGGATACGTTAAAAACCATGTTGAATAATATTTGTCATTAATGTTTATATTTGATGAGAGGTATAGTAAACGACGAACATTTATATCTAACCAGACTAGTGAAGAAAAAACAATTATAGGATAAAGGTATAGAAGAGTAAGAAATGAAATTGAAACATTCGAAAATGTAATTGTTTGGAAATTTTTTCCTCGCAGTTCTTCTTTTTTTTCTTTGAAATTTATACGTTCTGATAGTTTTTTTTTGCTTTCTGCAATACTGCTATTTATTTCTTCTATTTTTTCATTGGTTTCGGAAATATTGGATTCTATACCATTTATTCTTTCTTGGATGTATGGATCATCCGTTTCTTTATTATAGAAATTAGATTTATCTATTTTTCTAATTTCTTCAAGTGCATTATCTATTTCCTGTAAGCTAAGGAGAAAATTTTGCATTTTTAATGCAGTTTCGAATTCTAAATCATCTGAATCATTTTTTACAGAAAAAGGCCCGATCTTAAATGAGTTGGATTCTTTAAAAAAACTTTTAAAGTTTATTTTCCAAACATTCTCAAGAAGTTCATTAGCTTTCACCGGAATTTTTGAATTGTCTATTCCTGACCAAAATTCGTTTACGCCTATACCATCATTGTATTCTAGCTTTCCATTTTCGCGGTTTGAAAATTCAAATATGTTTAATCTTCCTTTTAACAACGATAATAAATCTTTCCTTTTTTTTAGAATTTTACTATATTCATTATACCAGATTGTTTCTGCCGAGTCTCTTTTGTATGCCTCCAAACTTTTATATAGATTATCCAGATAGTCTAAATGAATAGATCGTAATTTTTCATTATGCTGAATCTTTCCATATAGATTAGTACTACTAATAATATTTTTTTCAAATACTGATGTGCGGTATAACGCTAATATTGAATCGAATAAAAAATATAAAACTGTAAGTGAAATTATTGCTTGAAGTACGGATGTTTGAACTAATCGCTTTTCTACTATTTCTATTGTTTTTTCTAAATTGTTTATATTCATAAATTTATGCGATAGCGTATAACGAACTAGCCTTACCGACGTTCCCTGACCCTGAGTCCCGGAACGGGACGTTAGGGACTGGCATGTAGCTTGCGTAAGCAAGGCGAATGCCAGAAAGGGAATTTGCCGTAGGCCAAGCGAGGCCTAGTGCCGAAGCGCAGCGGTAAGGTGCTGTTATGCGAAGTGCCTATTTTTTATAACTAGGGGATTATCTCTTAAGATGAATTTTATATCATTCAAAATATCGATAAAATTATTTGGTTCCCTAATTGATTTCTTACGTAAAACTAACATACCTTTTTTGAAAAAATCGAGTTCAATTTCTTCAGAATTTTCTGAATAATTTGTTAAGTCTGCCCAATGAAATTTTAATGTTTGAAAATCACATGTAGATTCAATAAAATCATTCGTGATTGTATAGTTAGTTGTTTTGCTTATAAAATCAAACTCATTTGAATAAATTTTCTTCGCTCTTTTAATCAAATTTGGTTTAATCATAATTTCAGAGTATAAAAGAAATAATAGAGCAAATAAAGCAGTTAAACGCAAAATTGAAGTTTCATTGAAAAATATTAAATAAAGGAATCCAAAGATTAGAATTACATAAAGAGCAATTAGATATTTACTTTTTGAAATTCTATTTTTATAGAAATCCATGTTCTTGACCATACGTATATTTAAGTCGATGTAATCTAATTTATTGTCTTCCGTTGAAAATTGTATAATCTTATTCATTTTCCTTAATTTACTCCAGTTATTCTTAAAATTTATTTTTAGGCATTTCGAATAACGAATCAGCCTTAACGACGTTCCGTGTAGCTGAGCCTTCTTGGAGGCGTTAGCGTAACACGGAATGTGCCTTTAGGCCGAGCGAGGGCCCCACGAGATCCAGATTTTTTCAGAAATCTGAGGCGAAGTGGAAAAGTGCCCGAGTGAGCGTTAAGGCGCTGTTAATTGCAGTTAGTTAGTATAGAAAAAGAGTTTAGTCGAAAGGGTTCTACAATCCAGCGCAAATTTCTCTTAAATCTTAAAAAGCAAAAATCATTGACTGTACTTTAATGGAGAGAAAAGCTTAAATTGTTCTCTTCCAAAGCGTTAATCGACAACACCCTCTTAAAAAAATTTGCGCGTTTTCTTCTGTAGATCAACTAATTGCAATTAACGAACTAGCCTTAACGACGTTCCGTGTAGCTGAGCCTCATAGAGGCGTTAGCGAAACACGGAATGTGCCTTTAGGCCGAGCGAGGGCCCCACGAGATCCAGATTTTTTCAGAAATCTGAGGCGAAGTGGAAAAGAGCCCGAGTGAGCGTTAAGGCGCTGTTAATTGCAGTTAGTTAGTATAGAATAAGATAAAAGTCGAAAGGGTCCTACAATCCAGCGCAAATTTCTCTTAAATCTTAAAAAGCGAAAATCTTCAACTGCACTTTAATGGAGAGAAGAGCTTTAATTGTTCTCTTCCAAAGCGTAAATCGACAACACCCTCTTAAAAAAATTTGCGCGTTTTCTTCTGTAGATCAACTAATTGCAATTAACGAACTAGCCTTAACGACGTAGGCTGACCCTGAGTCCCGAACGGGACGTTAGGGATTGGCACGAGGCTTGCGTAAGCAAGAGGAGTGACAAAAGCCTATGTGTCGTAGACCGAACGAGGGCGTAAGTCCCGAAGTGAAGCGGTTAGTCGCTGTTATGCGACGTTTCCGTTTTCAGGGTTGATCTCTCTGTATTCGGATAAATTTTTTACTGTGATGATTAGTAGAATTACTAACATAATTGTTAGTAAAAGATAAGCGTAAATAAAGGAATAATATGTTATTATGGTAAGAAAAAAGATAATCCAATTCATACCTAGTATAAGTTTTTTGTGCCATTTTAGTATTCTTCCTTGGTTAGCAGAAGAATATGATGCTATAATATTCCAATCATCGACGATAAAAAATAAGGCAAAGTATAACAGACTTAAAGTAATTGATTGAATTTTGTAAAAGAATCCGATCCACCCAAAGCATAATGATATTAAGTAGAATGAATATTGGAATCTTATTAAACTTAAAAAATCAGGCCACGGAATTTTCCATCCTGGATTTTTAATTTCTTTCATATAATCAATATCGAAATATTTGTAAGCAGAAAAGCGTCCTTTAAGAAGAGGAATAAACCAAATAGCTCTATATAAATAGAATATTCCGACTAAAAAAGAAGAAAAATAGAGAGGGAAATTAGCAATAAAATCAGTAATTTTTTGTGTGTTAAATAATTCTTTTAGGATTAGATAAACTGGTATTATAATTAAAAATATTGAAACTGAAATTAATATTGAATCAAATATATAATAAAACAATCCAAAAACTATCGTAGATTTTTCAAGTTTACTGTTTTTGTTTCTTTTATATAAATCAATAAATGCAAATGTAGTGTAAATTAGTATAATGATTACTGAAGTGATACTGGCTATTTTCATTTTTAAGTTTCCTGGATTTTTCGGTAATGTCGCATAACGAACTAGGCTACTCGACGTTTCCCGACCCTGAGTCCCAACGGGACGTTAGGGACTGGCATGTAGCTTGCGTAAGCAAGGCGAATGCCAGAAGGGGAATTTGCCGTAGGCCGAGCGAGGGCTTGTCCCGAAGCGTAGCGGTAACATGCTGTTATACGAAGTCGCAAGCTAAGCAATTAGATAAAAACTGCGGGTGAAATATTAAACTGTTCAGCCAAAGCTTTTATTTGCCGAACATTCAAATCTCTTTTTCCATTCAAGATTTCAGAAACAACGCCTTGGCTACCCAAAATGCTTAAATCCTTCTGAGTAAGGTTATTTTCTTCCATCAGAAATTTTAATACTTCGATTGGTTCAGCATTAGGCTGAATAAAGTGATCATTTTCATATTCTTCAATCAGATTACCAACGGTTTCGAGAAGAGGAGCAAGTTGATGTTTCTCATTATTACCAACTTCATCAATAAGTTCATCCAAAACTTTCACAAGTTTTTTGTATTGTTTATCAGTGTGTGGAACAGAGAGAATATCTTTAACATCATGCCAAACATTCTTAACTTTTTCAATATCTTGAATCATAAATTCTCCTTTTTCCATTTACCTTTGTCATATTCGTTATGAGTTAAAATATTCCGAACAAAGACTTTTTGTCGATTGTAATGAATAGCTACAATCAGTCTGAAATGATTACCGCTGATATTAAAAACTGTAAGATTACCAACTTGATCAACAGAGTTAAAAACTTTTCTTAATTCATTAAAATCTTTAAAAGATGTGTTTTTAACAATTTTAAACCAACTTTTGAGTGAAGATTTCGCATTTGGATGTTTATTTATAAAATCATCAAGTTTCTTCCAGCTGATAATATGCACTTCATCCAGAAATATCTCAAAATGAGATAAGTCAAATTCTTTTTTATTATTTTAGAAAAGATTTCTTGCGATTTCGTATAACGAACTAGCCTTAACGACGTAGACTGACCCTGAGTCCCGAACGGGACGTTAGGGACTGGCACGTAGTTTGCGGATGCAAACGAGTGACAGAAAGCCTATGTGTCGCAGACCGAGCGAGGCCGCAAGTGCCGAAGCGAAGCGTTAAGGTGCTGTTATGCGACGGTTCTAGTATTTTTCATATAGTTTATCATAATATCTTACACCATCTTCATAAAGCATAAAATCAGCAATAGTGAAATCTATTTTTCCCTTTTCGAAATTGGAGATTATTTCATTTTTTTTATTTTCAAGAACTGGGTTGTTAATTAGATATATTCTTTTTATAGCATTAAGCTTCCTTATGAATTCGGGTATGCTTTTTAAGTTATTATTATTTAAATAAAACTTTTCAAGTGAAGCTAATCTAGATATATTGCTAGGTATTTTTTCTATTTTGTTCCCGCCTAAGCGCAAAATTTTTAAGTGAATTAATAGTCCGACTGATTCTGAAATTTCTTTTAATTCTGTGTTAGAAAAATCAAGGTAATCAAGATTAATCAATTTTCCGATTTTTTCTGGAATTTTGCGATAAGGATCGTATGAAAGATTCAAATTTTTCAGTTTTGTTAGTTGAAAGAGTGAATCTGGTATTATCGTAGCATTGTTACTTGCATAACTCAAAATTTCTAAATTATTCAAATTTCTAATTTCATCTGGTAAGTTTCCAAGTTTGTTTGAACTCAAATCTAAAACTTTAAGATTGGTAAGATTAAAAATCTCTTTCGGTAAATTTTCTAATTTATTCTGTGACAACGAAAGTAATTGCAGATTTTTTAAACTCTCAATATTAGGTGGAATTTCATTTAGATTGGAAATTTCAATACGTAGTATACGTAGTTTTGGAAGCATAAATAGGTCGGTATTATTAAAATAGACAGAATTCGATTTTTCAATGAATAATTCTTCTAGATTAATCAATGAGTTAAATCCTTCTGCAATCTTGAGATCATCTCTATTCTCTTGGATCGAAATTCTTTTTAATGTGGTTAATTTAAATAAGTTTAATGGAATTTTATCAAAACTCGAGCCTTTAAATGAAATTGATTCTATTGTAGATAATTTTAAAAAAGAGTCGTTTATATCCTCAGGATAGAGTTTCATATTTAACGTAAGTTTTTTTAAATTTTTTGTACTTGTTATTACATCTAAATCACCTGGCGTTAAATAATCATCACTCCGGATTGTTAGGCCTTCTGTCATCAATGAAGTTAATGGCGACTTCTCGAACGTTTTAGCAGCAACCTTAATTTCAATTAGTTTTAGTTTTTTCAAATTTTGTAAATTTAAAGGTAGTTCTCTAATTGTATTACTTTCTGCCATGCTATGAATTTTTAAAACTTCAAGATCTTTTAGCTGTCCAACTTCGTTAGGTATTTCAGTTATTTTGTTATGCTCGAAGTTTATTAGACGTAGGTTCGTTATTTTAGTTATTTTAGGATTAATAGCTTTAATATTATTACCTTCTAGATCTATACTTTCGAGCCAAGGCATTTCAAAAAGCTGTGGTGGAATATCTTCAAATGTATTAGAAGATAAGTCGATTATTCTTAACTTTTTTAATTTGCTGAAATTTTCTGGAAGTGTATTTTGCCGAGTTAACTGGAGATTTAATTCTTGTAGATTTTCGAGTTCTGTTATTTCATTTGGAATTTTTTTGATTTCTGGATTCCAAGATAAGTTTAATTTTTGCAAATTTTTGAATTCTAATATTTCCCTCGGAAATTCATTAAGATTTTGGTCACTTAAATCTAATGCAGTCACATTATCTGGATCTTCTAATGCATTTAGAAGAATCTTGTTATTTGTTGTTGGTTTAGGTTTTGAACAATTAACGATAATGATCAAGACTACAAGAATTTTGACTATGTTATTTCTCATGATTTTTATTCCTACTTTTGCATTTATTTTGTCAATATTTTAGAACTGTCGCATAACGAACTAGTGGAGACGACGTTCCCTGACCCTGAGTCCCGAATGGGACGTTAGGGACTGGCACGTAGCTTGCGTATGCGAGCGAGTGACAGAAAGGGAATGTGGCGCAGCCCAAGCGAGGGCGTAAGTCCCGAAGCGCAGCGTTTCCATGCTGTTATACGCAGTTTAAAACTTTAAAACGAAAGTAATGCTTGAACAATATTCTTAGTCGTTTCTGAAGTAACTATTTCTTTGATTCTTTCGATGTATTCGGATTCACTTCGAGCAAGTAGAACATCTTTATCGAAGTATTTTTCCATCATAGGAAAAGTGTGTCGATCACAGAAAATTCGGAGTGGATAAAACAGGATTGGAAATCGCACCTTAAATAACTCAACCGAAATATTTTCTGCTTTGCTAGTTCGAAGCAATAGTCGAAATCTTATATTTCCACTTGAAGAAACATCTGTTGGATCATATCCGAACTCGGGGTGTGGTTCTTTTTTTGGTAAAAAAGCTGCGGTTGCCATACCCAATTGGGAATTAAATGAATCAGTAAATCTTACTTCTTCTGGAAAAAAGTTTACCTTTTGAATTTCGTAGATTACGATATCATTTGTTTCTTTTGGCAATGGTAAAAATATTTCATCTACTATTTCTATAGGATTTTTTATTTTGCCTGTTTTATTTATATCTTTCCATACATTTTCCATAGTTTACCTCAGTTTGATTTTGATTGGGAGATGATCACTTATACTGGAATCAGGCAAGTTCTTTGAATTTAGCAAATTTCTATTATTGAAATTAGTTAAGATTTCACTTTGGGATTTTTCTATATATTTTGATAATGGGTACGAAATTAAAATATTATCTAGTATATGCCATTCTTGTGCTTGATGGTCTATTCTAAAAAAATATGTTCCAGGTGGTCCGTTTGAATTGTCACCATTAAAAGAGTTTATTGGTGAGTAAAATTTTAAGCGCTTTTCTTTGGAATATGTTCTGTATACCCTAGAATTTGCATTAAAATAATCTGTGGAATTTAATATAAAATGATCTTTGAAAATATTATCATGGTAATGTAAATTAAAATCTCCGAGGATAATAGAATATTCGTAGCTATTTTGGTTTATTTCTTGAGCTATCAATCTAGTGATATTTTCGTTCAAAGATTTACTACTTGATTCTGAATTTGATAAACTTTTTAGATGAACAATGTAGAGATAGGTTGTAGTCCCAGAATATAGAAATGAATATTTTGAGTAGTATGTTTCGGATTTCAAAAATTGAAAATTTATATTATCACTACAATATGCTCCAGTCCGTTTTGATGCGAAATCATATTTAAATAGTGAGCTTTTTGAACAGACTTTGATATACTGCTCCTGATCCCAAAATTCTGCGATTGCGACAATTCTGTTCTTTGACGAAAAGTCCAAAGAGTTTATCAGTGATATTGGTTCTTGTTTATTATTTATATTCCAAAATATTATTTCCATTTTTTTAAATTGCGTATAACGAACTAGACTAACCGACGTAGGCTGACCCTGAGTCCCGGAACGGGACGTTAGGGACTGGAACGACGCTTGCGTAAGCAAGAGGAGTGCCAGAAGCCTATGTGTCGCAGACCGAGCGAGGGCGCAAGTCCCGAAGCGAAGCGGTTAGTCGCTGTTATGCGTAGTGACATGAATATTATTTTGATTGCCTAAATTCATGAATTTCATACTTTATTTCCGGAAATTTAGTTTTTAATATGTTATTTATTATTTTTATCGCATTAGATTCATCAAAAATTAAAAAATCAGAATAGAAGAAGAACTTTCCTGTAGCTCCTCCAACCAAATCACCTGCTTTTTTTTTCTTTAATTCAGATAGTAAGGTATCCTCGATTTTTTCCCGAGTATTTACTAAACTCTCTAAGGGTAACTTACCTATTTCCATTTTTATATAAATATATTTAGTTCCAGGATAGAATTCTATCTCTTCATCTACTAAATTAAAATTTCGAGTAATTCCAACATAGATATCTTCTCTTGACTCATAATTTTGCTTTTTATTGACTTTTTCTTCTTTAATTGAATATCCTGACCATTCATCATTAGGATTTCGATTTAAATCCCAATTGTTTTTTTGAGCAAGCAATTGAAATTCCTTTAAAAATTGACCATATTTTTTCGAATTATTTAAATTTTTCTCAGATGATTCTATTGTTTCAATGAACAATTCTGATAAAGCCTCTCCTAATATTTCTTCTATTAAAATAATTGATAAATGTCTTTGTTTCTCTGTAGAGATTTTCATAAATTCTGGATGAAATACTAAAATATTTAATTTACTCTTTGAATCATTTAACTGGTAGTTAATCATAAAGGATTCGGAATCAAAAGATATATCGAACATTCTTATGGCATTTCCCTCTAAATTCGAAGGTTGTTTAAAACCATAGAATTTCCAATCCTTAGGAATATCAGCCTCTTCCAATATATATTCTATAATGATTTGTTTTGTTTTTTCTCCTTCTGGAGAAAATGCGATTGTAATTTCTTTTGATTTGGAAATATAGCTTATGTTAAAGAAAATATCAGGAAAATGTTTTGATATAATTTTTGAAATCTCCTCATATGCTTGAGATGATTGTTCTGAATGAAATAATTTTTCGATTTTTCTAGAGGATTTATTTATTTGTTCCCAAAAGGAAAGTTTTGTTTCTAGCAATGTTTTTTTCATAAAAAGACCTTCACAATTTATTGCCGAAATTGAGACTAAAGAAATCCTTAATAAAGTAAATATATTTTTCATGTCATTACGCATAACGAATCAGCCTTAACGACGTTCCGTGTAGC contains the following coding sequences:
- a CDS encoding TonB family protein, which encodes MKKIRKILIISSITLMCKSITLSEKDKAFYKSYYMNCIEYHELDIKNFNDSKYNSCLADAILNNKKKLIDHILSQKPNVNYPDRNGFTPLYYAAFFGEIELMDKLINMGANKNLAFNGSNIQDIYNKIYLEKDNEPYLEENTLGLVKPSPKVHLQLGNTYPQKYKDSKLKRKVLLKLKIFKNGRIDSIQVLNTAIEQDFIDSALTIVSRTTFSPGVYKNKNVNCYHTIPINFSMNEDED
- a CDS encoding leucine-rich repeat domain-containing protein: MRNNIVKILVVLIIIVNCSKPKPTTNNKILLNALEDPDNVTALDLSDQNLNEFPREILEFKNLQKLNLSWNPEIKKIPNEITELENLQELNLQLTRQNTLPENFSKLKKLRIIDLSSNTFEDIPPQLFEMPWLESIDLEGNNIKAINPKITKITNLRLINFEHNKITEIPNEVGQLKDLEVLKIHSMAESNTIRELPLNLQNLKKLKLIEIKVAAKTFEKSPLTSLMTEGLTIRSDDYLTPGDLDVITSTKNLKKLTLNMKLYPEDINDSFLKLSTIESISFKGSSFDKIPLNLFKLTTLKRISIQENRDDLKIAEGFNSLINLEELFIEKSNSVYFNNTDLFMLPKLRILRIEISNLNEIPPNIESLKNLQLLSLSQNKLENLPKEIFNLTNLKVLDLSSNKLGNLPDEIRNLNNLEILSYASNNATIIPDSLFQLTKLKNLNLSYDPYRKIPEKIGKLINLDYLDFSNTELKEISESVGLLIHLKILRLGGNKIEKIPSNISRLASLEKFYLNNNNLKSIPEFIRKLNAIKRIYLINNPVLENKKNEIISNFEKGKIDFTIADFMLYEDGVRYYDKLYEKY
- a CDS encoding type II toxin-antitoxin system HigB family toxin, encoding MHIISWKKLDDFINKHPNAKSSLKSWFKIVKNTSFKDFNELRKVFNSVDQVGNLTVFNISGNHFRLIVAIHYNRQKVFVRNILTHNEYDKGKWKKENL
- a CDS encoding helix-turn-helix domain-containing protein, yielding MIQDIEKVKNVWHDVKDILSVPHTDKQYKKLVKVLDELIDEVGNNEKHQLAPLLETVGNLIEEYENDHFIQPNAEPIEVLKFLMEENNLTQKDLSILGSQGVVSEILNGKRDLNVRQIKALAEQFNISPAVFI